A part of Melittangium boletus DSM 14713 genomic DNA contains:
- a CDS encoding M3 family metallopeptidase, which translates to MSAPLQEAPASRPTPPAPEGSRPLSGSLEDFTAACTADLDTARARIAALKALPSSRDHRSVLEAYDDAMAALGSAFSRAGLAREVHPQAAFRDAARECEQRADALNVSIAQDRAVYDALSAVDLKGEDAATRYWMERTLLDFRRAGVDRDDATRERVKALNEEILKLGQRFNQNIAEDVRRVELPPQALAGLPEDFIRAHAPDKKGLVVLTSNYPDYFPFMTYARDAKAREQLWRAYHQRAYPKNLEVLSQLIAKRHELATLLGYPTWAAYVTETKMTRTPQTAADFIDKVAATAESRAQQENAALLARKRKDNPKASRVEPWDQDYYEDRLKAETLGFDSQSLRPYLEYGRVKQGVMDITSRMWGITYVPVKDAAVWHPDVEAYDVTENGTLLGRIFLDMHPREDKYKHAAQFDITTGQLGKRYPEGALVCNFPRPGELMTQDEVETFFHEFGHLLHHVFAGRQKWKGISGISTEWDFVETPSMLLQQWAQNPAILQEFARHHQTGEVIPTPLVDKLRAAKEAGKGLWTRRQMFLAAVSLDYYSRSPGFDTTQVLAQLQDKYSPFRHEYRDGTHFQLSFGHLEGYSAAYYTYIWSLVIAKDLETEFQKHGYLDRATTMKYRQMVLEPGGSKPAAELVKDFLGRPSGFEAYRAYLDAK; encoded by the coding sequence ATGTCCGCTCCCCTCCAGGAGGCCCCGGCCTCCCGCCCGACACCGCCCGCGCCCGAGGGCTCCCGCCCCCTGTCCGGCTCGCTGGAAGACTTCACCGCCGCCTGCACCGCCGACCTGGACACGGCACGCGCCCGGATCGCCGCCCTCAAGGCCCTCCCCTCGTCGCGGGACCACCGGAGCGTCCTGGAAGCCTACGACGACGCCATGGCCGCCCTGGGCTCGGCTTTCAGCCGCGCGGGACTCGCCCGTGAGGTTCACCCCCAGGCCGCTTTCCGTGATGCCGCGCGGGAATGCGAGCAACGGGCCGATGCCCTCAACGTGTCCATCGCCCAGGACCGGGCCGTGTACGACGCCCTGAGCGCCGTGGACCTAAAGGGCGAGGACGCCGCCACGCGCTACTGGATGGAGCGCACGCTCCTGGACTTCCGCCGCGCGGGAGTGGACCGCGACGACGCCACGCGCGAGCGCGTCAAGGCGCTCAACGAGGAAATCCTCAAGCTCGGCCAACGCTTCAACCAGAACATCGCCGAGGACGTGCGCCGGGTGGAATTGCCGCCCCAGGCGCTCGCGGGCCTGCCCGAGGACTTCATCCGCGCGCACGCTCCGGACAAGAAGGGCCTGGTGGTCCTCACCTCCAACTACCCCGACTACTTCCCCTTCATGACGTACGCGCGCGACGCCAAGGCGCGCGAGCAGCTCTGGCGCGCCTACCACCAGCGCGCGTACCCGAAGAACCTGGAGGTGCTCTCCCAGCTCATCGCCAAACGCCACGAGCTGGCCACGCTCCTGGGCTACCCCACCTGGGCCGCCTACGTCACCGAGACCAAGATGACGCGCACGCCCCAGACGGCGGCGGACTTCATCGACAAGGTGGCCGCCACCGCCGAGTCCCGCGCCCAACAGGAGAACGCGGCGCTGCTCGCGCGCAAGCGCAAGGACAACCCCAAGGCCTCGCGCGTGGAGCCCTGGGACCAGGACTACTACGAGGACCGGCTCAAGGCCGAGACGCTCGGCTTCGACTCCCAGTCCCTGCGGCCCTATCTGGAGTACGGCCGCGTGAAGCAGGGGGTGATGGACATCACCTCGCGCATGTGGGGCATCACCTACGTGCCGGTGAAGGACGCCGCCGTGTGGCACCCGGACGTGGAGGCCTATGACGTCACGGAGAACGGCACGCTGCTCGGCCGCATCTTCCTGGACATGCACCCGCGCGAGGACAAGTACAAGCACGCGGCCCAGTTCGACATCACCACGGGCCAGCTCGGCAAGCGCTACCCCGAGGGCGCGCTCGTCTGCAACTTCCCGCGCCCCGGCGAGCTGATGACGCAGGACGAAGTGGAGACCTTCTTCCACGAGTTCGGCCACCTGCTGCACCACGTCTTCGCGGGCCGCCAGAAGTGGAAGGGCATCAGCGGCATCTCCACCGAGTGGGACTTCGTGGAGACGCCCTCCATGCTCCTGCAGCAGTGGGCGCAGAATCCCGCCATCCTCCAGGAGTTCGCCCGCCACCATCAGACGGGCGAGGTCATCCCCACGCCCCTGGTGGACAAGCTCCGCGCGGCGAAGGAGGCCGGCAAGGGCCTGTGGACGCGCCGGCAGATGTTCCTGGCCGCCGTGTCGCTCGACTACTACTCGCGCTCGCCGGGCTTCGACACCACCCAGGTGCTCGCCCAGCTCCAGGACAAGTACAGCCCCTTCCGCCACGAGTACCGCGACGGCACCCACTTCCAGCTCTCCTTCGGACACCTGGAGGGCTACTCGGCCGCGTACTACACGTACATCTGGTCGCTCGTCATCGCCAAGGACCTGGAGACCGAGTTCCAGAAGCACGGCTACCTCGATCGGGCCACCACGATGAAGTACCGCCAGATGGTGCTCGAGCCCGGAGGCTCCAAGCCCGCCGCCGAGCTGGTGAAGGACTTCCTGGGCCGGCCCTCCGGCTTCGAGGCCTACCGCGCCTACCTGGACGCGAAGTAG
- a CDS encoding SIR2 family protein produces the protein MTYPRELVEAIRRHQLVPFVGAGISMGVKPGLFPSWPRLLEGLVDRMHEEASPEAAIAEVRQRIDQGDLLTAAEQAFQELGPYRFNRFLRERIRHRRPDGVDLSVIHALWGLQAPVVVTTNYDDVLLWGREDAEPVSNDQDDELNLLDLQASSTEPRVWHLHGTIHRLATLVLAGADYKRLYGDEARPASYSHYTSALVRLREWIRSRPFLYMGFSFSDPYVLKQLEHVIGITKGRQVPSFALMKKGQLDRGALWPKYNIQLVEYEDHGAPLAEFLRGLTRAAFGQGPSPLPAPAAAPLAPPAPPVMRGHEAVAFSAISVPPPPAPPPRPGVERPALEDEYMHILGSQHRLVLLAPEDGGARSLAQGVSARYGQHVTWLAPPNVPDCTEAEYCRALVGEASVTGFDTLVEHLREKAARLGREHLIVLRQEWGPSEHFQRLGDTLRRMMVEPSPVDFHILITGGERSAWILHHVVRSVSVFTGAPKREVPDLTVEEVWAYLASMSPDEARHAASVHAATGGHLGLIQEALSSEGPRDADSITARLARGPSLRSIVRERLRQDERHGYQGERSCHAVLEQLLAGQAVKALEPLDHRVECPEVRLYFAGLVRTDAAGRTVLRCQAVERVAREALARPPT, from the coding sequence ATGACCTATCCGAGGGAACTGGTCGAGGCGATTCGCAGACACCAGCTCGTCCCCTTCGTGGGGGCCGGCATCAGCATGGGCGTCAAGCCAGGACTGTTTCCCTCCTGGCCCAGGCTCCTGGAGGGACTGGTCGACCGGATGCACGAGGAGGCCAGCCCGGAGGCCGCCATCGCGGAGGTGCGCCAGCGCATCGACCAGGGGGACCTGCTCACCGCGGCCGAGCAGGCCTTCCAGGAGCTGGGGCCCTACCGCTTCAACCGGTTCCTCCGCGAGCGCATCCGCCACCGGCGGCCGGACGGCGTGGACCTGTCCGTGATCCATGCCCTCTGGGGACTCCAGGCCCCCGTGGTGGTCACCACCAACTACGACGACGTCCTGCTCTGGGGCCGCGAGGACGCCGAGCCCGTCTCCAATGACCAGGATGACGAGCTGAACCTGCTGGACCTCCAGGCCTCTTCCACGGAACCTCGCGTCTGGCACCTGCACGGCACCATCCACCGGCTCGCCACGCTGGTGCTCGCGGGCGCCGACTACAAGCGCCTCTATGGGGACGAGGCGCGGCCCGCCAGCTACTCCCACTACACGAGCGCGCTGGTCCGCCTGCGCGAGTGGATCCGCTCCAGGCCCTTTCTCTACATGGGCTTCAGCTTCAGCGACCCCTACGTGCTCAAGCAGCTCGAGCATGTCATTGGCATCACCAAGGGGCGGCAGGTCCCCAGCTTCGCGCTGATGAAGAAGGGACAGCTCGATCGGGGAGCGCTCTGGCCGAAGTACAACATCCAGCTCGTCGAATACGAGGACCACGGAGCGCCCCTGGCCGAGTTCCTGCGCGGACTCACGCGGGCGGCGTTCGGACAGGGTCCGTCCCCGCTCCCCGCTCCGGCCGCCGCCCCCCTCGCACCACCCGCGCCTCCCGTGATGCGCGGCCATGAAGCGGTGGCGTTCTCCGCCATCTCCGTCCCCCCTCCTCCCGCGCCGCCCCCGAGGCCTGGCGTGGAGCGGCCAGCGCTGGAAGACGAATACATGCACATCCTGGGGAGCCAGCACCGGCTGGTGTTGCTCGCTCCCGAGGATGGAGGAGCCCGCTCACTCGCCCAGGGTGTTTCGGCGCGGTATGGGCAACACGTCACCTGGCTGGCGCCTCCCAATGTCCCCGACTGCACCGAGGCCGAGTACTGCCGTGCGCTCGTGGGAGAGGCCAGCGTCACGGGCTTCGACACGCTGGTGGAGCATCTGCGCGAGAAGGCCGCGCGCCTCGGGCGCGAGCACCTGATCGTCCTGCGCCAGGAGTGGGGCCCCTCCGAGCACTTTCAGCGGCTGGGCGACACACTGCGCCGGATGATGGTCGAGCCCTCGCCAGTGGACTTCCACATCCTCATCACGGGGGGCGAGCGCTCGGCGTGGATCCTCCACCACGTGGTGAGAAGCGTCTCCGTGTTCACGGGTGCCCCCAAGCGCGAGGTGCCGGACCTCACCGTGGAGGAAGTGTGGGCCTATCTGGCCTCCATGAGCCCGGACGAGGCACGGCACGCGGCGAGCGTTCACGCGGCCACGGGAGGCCATCTGGGGCTGATCCAGGAGGCCTTGAGCAGCGAGGGGCCGCGAGACGCGGACTCGATCACGGCGCGGCTCGCGCGCGGTCCCTCGCTCCGAAGCATCGTGCGGGAGCGACTGCGCCAGGACGAGCGCCATGGCTACCAGGGGGAGCGGAGCTGCCACGCGGTACTCGAACAACTGCTCGCCGGGCAGGCCGTGAAGGCGTTGGAACCGCTCGATCACCGGGTGGAGTGCCCAGAGGTGCGGTTGTACTTCGCGGGCCTGGTGCGCACCGACGCGGCGGGAAGGACCGTACTCCGGTGCCAGGCCGTGGAGCGCGTGGCCCGCGAGGCACTGGCACGACCGCCGACATGA
- a CDS encoding serine/threonine protein kinase, which translates to MTDALHPDHLQPGDRVGPWHILQVLGQGGSARVFKVERDGHPYSMKMALRPLSDAPEELSDEEHVEAEHTYRRLAREAAALFTYATHPNLLRVHAVDFWPNPTKGYSFLITDFIDGDNWHQWRWRKPAHAGRLVDTFSGVVRTVGALHERGVYHRDLKAENILIRRADGRPFLIDFGTVRLPGALTQTLGLPEGVLHLVPPELVAYTRSEAWKRGVPFQGGVSADLYALGVLLYQALTDAHPFSPELPDKELLAAIADTPPTPPHLLNALAPRSLSDIAMRLLEKQPEARYPDTGALLQALEEAADKERHTPAWKKPLTEPDPEAFEASTEQDVSPTRDTSSNEEEPPSGSAPLAESGAREPTPRLLRGRWLIALLAVLLLLLAIGPLFRVASLSSPVAEPDASAPTSRGNPPVHPTQSPDSASSSRGTSRSSVLAAWLCAATTLGCAAAQVHPKPARCPTEATDAMFKELKLTTGSLLRALVDVKQPGTQWQVGLYREGAVIGRVTEGEGLLTEGTLLYGELWTGPGLTDEFGEAAVTGRYTTALLADGRKYPVCIALGGPEARMPRQPGDKSGTVQLPRDAPVNAVWNWR; encoded by the coding sequence ATGACGGACGCCCTGCACCCGGACCATCTCCAGCCCGGCGATAGGGTGGGGCCCTGGCACATCCTCCAGGTGCTGGGCCAGGGAGGGTCGGCCCGCGTCTTCAAGGTGGAGCGCGACGGCCACCCCTACTCCATGAAGATGGCGCTGCGCCCCCTCTCCGACGCCCCGGAGGAGCTCTCCGACGAGGAGCACGTGGAGGCGGAGCACACCTACCGGAGACTGGCGCGCGAGGCGGCGGCCCTCTTCACCTACGCCACGCACCCCAACCTGCTGCGCGTGCACGCGGTGGACTTCTGGCCCAACCCCACCAAGGGATACTCCTTCCTCATCACCGACTTCATCGACGGGGACAACTGGCACCAGTGGCGCTGGCGCAAACCGGCCCATGCGGGCCGGCTGGTGGACACCTTCTCGGGCGTGGTGCGCACCGTGGGCGCGCTGCATGAGCGCGGCGTGTACCACCGGGACTTGAAGGCGGAAAACATCCTCATCCGCCGTGCGGACGGACGGCCCTTTCTCATCGACTTCGGCACCGTGCGTCTGCCCGGGGCCCTCACCCAGACGTTGGGCCTGCCCGAGGGCGTACTGCACCTGGTGCCACCCGAACTCGTGGCCTACACGCGCTCGGAGGCGTGGAAGCGAGGTGTTCCTTTTCAGGGGGGCGTGTCCGCCGACCTGTATGCGCTGGGCGTGTTGCTCTACCAGGCCCTCACGGACGCGCACCCCTTCAGCCCGGAACTGCCGGACAAGGAGTTGCTGGCCGCCATCGCCGACACGCCTCCCACGCCGCCGCACCTCCTCAACGCCCTGGCGCCGCGCTCCCTGAGCGACATCGCCATGCGCCTGCTGGAGAAGCAGCCCGAGGCGCGCTACCCCGACACCGGGGCGCTGCTCCAGGCCTTGGAGGAGGCCGCCGACAAGGAGCGGCACACCCCGGCTTGGAAGAAGCCCCTGACGGAGCCCGACCCCGAAGCCTTCGAGGCGTCGACGGAGCAGGACGTCTCGCCCACCCGGGACACGTCCTCCAACGAGGAGGAGCCCCCTTCGGGGAGTGCTCCCTTGGCGGAGAGCGGCGCGCGGGAGCCGACGCCCCGCCTGCTGCGCGGCAGGTGGCTCATCGCCTTGTTGGCGGTACTCCTTCTTCTCCTCGCCATCGGGCCGCTCTTTCGAGTTGCATCTCTGTCCTCTCCCGTGGCGGAGCCTGACGCTTCCGCCCCCACCTCACGAGGAAACCCGCCCGTGCACCCCACCCAGTCCCCGGACTCCGCTTCTTCCTCTCGTGGCACCTCGCGCTCGAGTGTTCTCGCCGCCTGGCTCTGCGCCGCCACCACATTGGGCTGTGCGGCGGCGCAGGTGCATCCCAAGCCGGCACGGTGCCCCACGGAAGCCACCGATGCCATGTTCAAGGAGCTGAAGCTCACCACGGGCAGTCTTTTGCGCGCCCTCGTGGACGTCAAGCAACCGGGAACTCAATGGCAGGTGGGGCTCTATCGGGAAGGCGCCGTCATCGGCCGCGTCACGGAGGGTGAGGGGCTGTTGACGGAGGGGACGCTGTTGTACGGCGAATTGTGGACGGGCCCTGGGCTGACAGACGAATTCGGCGAGGCCGCCGTCACCGGTCGCTACACGACGGCCCTCCTGGCGGACGGCAGGAAGTACCCGGTGTGCATTGCCCTGGGTGGCCCGGAAGCGCGCATGCCACGTCAGCCAGGCGATAAGTCCGGCACCGTCCAGCTCCCGCGAGACGCTCCAGTGAATGCCGTCTGGAATTGGCGGTGA
- a CDS encoding CDP-alcohol phosphatidyltransferase family protein encodes MSRRASLVLLNTFSLTRLPLALLFVWLESPLARVLLVVIAALTDFLDGWIARHKHLESYWGALIDPLADRAFVMVALFTFMVEGRLTPLAFGVLVVRDVATGLAFIVTRMVPRLRPVRFQARMLGKVVTTLQLAALLAVLLAPGLVVPLVVAVGLMSLASVVDYAAVVWRSAARLSAGGARLPSSSRRRVA; translated from the coding sequence ATGAGCCGTCGTGCCAGCCTCGTGCTGCTCAACACCTTCTCGTTGACCCGCCTGCCCCTGGCCTTGCTCTTCGTCTGGCTGGAGTCGCCGCTCGCTCGGGTCCTCCTGGTGGTGATCGCCGCCCTGACGGACTTCCTGGATGGGTGGATCGCACGGCACAAGCACCTGGAGTCCTATTGGGGCGCGCTCATCGATCCCCTCGCGGACCGGGCCTTCGTGATGGTGGCGTTGTTCACCTTCATGGTGGAGGGGCGGCTGACTCCCCTGGCGTTCGGCGTGTTGGTGGTGCGGGACGTGGCCACGGGCCTGGCGTTCATCGTGACACGGATGGTGCCGAGGCTGCGGCCGGTGCGCTTCCAGGCGCGCATGTTGGGCAAGGTGGTGACGACGCTCCAGCTCGCGGCGCTGCTCGCGGTGTTGTTGGCACCCGGGCTGGTCGTCCCCCTGGTGGTGGCGGTGGGCTTGATGTCGCTGGCGTCCGTGGTGGACTACGCGGCGGTGGTGTGGCGCTCCGCGGCGCGTCTCTCCGCGGGGGGCGCTCGCCTGCCCTCGTCCTCGCGGCGGCGCGTGGCGTAA
- a CDS encoding DUF2381 family protein, whose protein sequence is MGTTAAAQPQSLVRERQERQVVAPGGPSEPVPEVRVATHIATTLVFNAPIDKASVEVEGRATRFRLVDVGERIVFLEPLVPPGEGERLGLRVRYKDGASPASATFALVSHPSAVDTRVDVVRSHRSPEVLEAALAQCEAGGPASLVLSGRLGVGGVGARRIQIVEGVQAGLQLQKGTGFRADSWAMVSVRVHNLPGQQPWTAGEARLTRADGTPVKVLSVRMDRARLAAGETGWVVVETEPPSWARDEVFRVELGEKGGERRLVIGKAVL, encoded by the coding sequence ATGGGGACGACGGCGGCAGCGCAGCCCCAGTCCCTTGTTCGCGAGCGCCAGGAGCGCCAGGTGGTGGCCCCTGGCGGCCCTAGCGAACCAGTGCCAGAGGTGCGGGTGGCCACCCACATCGCCACCACGCTGGTTTTCAATGCCCCCATCGACAAAGCCTCGGTGGAGGTGGAGGGGCGGGCCACGCGCTTCCGGCTCGTGGACGTGGGCGAGCGAATCGTCTTCCTCGAGCCGCTCGTGCCTCCGGGAGAGGGAGAGCGCCTGGGCCTGCGGGTGCGCTACAAGGACGGCGCGTCGCCAGCTTCCGCCACCTTCGCGCTCGTCTCCCACCCGTCGGCGGTGGACACCCGGGTGGATGTCGTGCGCAGCCACCGCTCGCCGGAGGTGTTGGAGGCGGCGCTGGCCCAGTGCGAGGCGGGCGGACCCGCCAGCCTCGTGCTGTCCGGCCGACTCGGCGTGGGCGGTGTCGGGGCCCGGCGCATCCAAATTGTCGAGGGTGTCCAGGCGGGCTTGCAGCTGCAGAAAGGCACCGGGTTTCGGGCGGACTCGTGGGCGATGGTGTCCGTCCGCGTGCACAACCTCCCCGGCCAGCAGCCCTGGACGGCGGGCGAAGCGCGGCTCACCCGGGCGGACGGCACGCCGGTGAAGGTGCTCTCCGTCCGCATGGACAGGGCGCGGCTCGCCGCGGGCGAAACGGGGTGGGTGGTGGTGGAAACGGAGCCCCCCTCCTGGGCCAGAGACGAGGTGTTTCGCGTCGAGTTGGGCGAGAAGGGCGGCGAGCGACGCCTTGTCATCGGTAAGGCGGTCCTCTAG